From the genome of Thermococcus chitonophagus, one region includes:
- the tiaS gene encoding tRNA(Ile2) 2-agmatinylcytidine synthetase TiaS, whose amino-acid sequence MLLHIGIDDTDSPNGMCTTYLGALLYRELSRLGEPLDLPRLIRLNPNIPYKTRGNGAVALIFDIEEEYIEEAKSLVIAKVKELADFSHENTNPGVAFLEGEVPQDLTEFSLRALREHVTIEEAEKVAKNIGAEIAKFKLGRGIIGALAAIGYPLRRYTYELLAYRDPRNREKERRVDKDSVFEMDKRFYPFTYDNVDPYKGTVLITPHGKDPVLVGIRGIDKGKVLQAFEEVKIYEEVIMFQLYKTNQSTDDHLVPKKIKDVKLYDSVIIRGKVASRYWERGRHVFFELEDETGKIRVAAFEPTKKFRNYVRKLLPGDEIIVAGGVKEHEGVLTVNLEKFYPIRLVPRIELKKPKCPKCGGTMKSKGDYLKCKRCGFKMPKILIPVEKQRDLKRKIYEVPPDARKHLSRPLVLPGGEDSILTVL is encoded by the coding sequence GTGCTCCTGCATATAGGGATTGATGACACAGATTCACCGAACGGAATGTGCACAACATATCTCGGAGCGCTCCTCTACAGGGAGCTCTCGAGGTTAGGTGAGCCTTTAGACCTCCCCAGACTTATCAGGCTAAACCCCAACATCCCCTACAAGACGAGAGGAAATGGTGCCGTAGCTTTGATATTTGATATTGAAGAGGAGTATATTGAAGAAGCAAAAAGCCTCGTAATAGCGAAGGTTAAAGAGCTCGCCGATTTTTCCCATGAAAACACTAACCCTGGAGTGGCCTTCCTTGAGGGCGAAGTACCCCAGGATCTAACGGAATTCTCACTAAGGGCATTGAGGGAGCACGTTACAATAGAGGAAGCAGAAAAAGTGGCAAAGAATATAGGAGCTGAGATAGCAAAGTTCAAGCTCGGCAGGGGAATAATCGGAGCCCTCGCAGCTATCGGATATCCTCTCAGGAGATACACATATGAGCTCCTTGCATACAGAGACCCCAGAAACAGGGAGAAGGAAAGAAGAGTCGATAAGGACTCGGTATTCGAGATGGACAAAAGGTTCTACCCGTTTACATACGATAACGTCGATCCCTACAAGGGAACCGTGCTGATAACCCCTCACGGGAAGGATCCAGTTCTCGTTGGAATAAGGGGCATCGATAAGGGGAAGGTTCTGCAGGCCTTCGAAGAGGTGAAAATATACGAGGAAGTCATAATGTTCCAACTGTATAAAACAAACCAAAGCACCGACGACCATCTAGTCCCAAAGAAGATTAAAGACGTGAAGCTCTATGACAGCGTGATAATCCGTGGGAAAGTTGCAAGCAGGTACTGGGAGAGGGGAAGGCACGTGTTCTTCGAGCTTGAAGATGAAACCGGGAAGATTAGGGTTGCCGCATTCGAGCCAACGAAGAAATTCAGGAATTACGTGAGGAAGCTCCTTCCCGGGGATGAGATAATAGTTGCTGGGGGCGTTAAGGAGCATGAGGGAGTTTTAACTGTAAATCTCGAGAAGTTCTATCCAATAAGGCTTGTTCCGAGAATAGAGCTGAAGAAGCCCAAATGCCCCAAATGTGGAGGGACCATGAAGAGCAAAGGTGACTACCTTAAGTGCAAACGCTGTGGCTTCAAGATGCCCAAGATATTAATTCCCGTGGAAAAGCAGAGAGATTTAAAGAGAAAAATATATGAAGTTCCTCCAGATGCCAGGAAGCATCTCTCGAGGCCTCTTGTGTTGCCCGGTGGTGAGGATAGCATTTTAACTGTTCTCTGA
- the moaC gene encoding cyclic pyranopterin monophosphate synthase MoaC, translating into MKGLTHVDEKGVKMVEIGHKDVVYRRAVARGRIRLKPETVKLIREGKIEKGNVLAAAQIAGILAVKRTPELIPLCHPIPLTGVDITFEFGEDYIEVTCEVRAYYKTGVEMEALTGATVALLTIWDMVKAVEKDERGQYPYTRIEEVRVVEKVKSYNSQ; encoded by the coding sequence ATGAAGGGGCTAACACACGTCGATGAAAAGGGTGTAAAGATGGTCGAGATAGGCCACAAGGACGTCGTCTACAGGAGGGCAGTAGCAAGGGGCAGGATAAGGCTGAAGCCTGAAACCGTAAAGCTAATCAGGGAGGGAAAAATAGAAAAGGGAAATGTCCTCGCTGCAGCTCAGATAGCCGGAATTTTGGCTGTAAAGAGAACTCCAGAGCTAATTCCCCTCTGCCATCCGATTCCCCTTACCGGTGTTGACATAACTTTTGAGTTCGGCGAAGATTACATTGAGGTAACATGCGAGGTTAGGGCTTACTACAAGACGGGCGTTGAAATGGAGGCCTTGACCGGTGCTACAGTGGCCTTACTAACGATATGGGACATGGTGAAGGCTGTGGAGAAGGATGAAAGGGGCCAATACCCCTACACTAGGATTGAAGAGGTCAGGGTTGTTGAGAAGGTCAAGTCTTACAATAGCCAATGA
- a CDS encoding SDR family oxidoreductase translates to MNVLITASSRGIGFNVARELLKRGHSVVISSSNIDNLKKAYEELKDLGKVEYFKADLLVKDDLKRLVKNAWEALGGIDALIWNAPNIRCEPCMVHEARYMDWAEASLLHLASPGYLTTLLIQAWLEKKMKGIIIYLSSVSVLEPMPPLLLADSARAGLIQLAKGISRSYGGKGIRAYTVLLGSFDTPGARENLTKLAEERGIDPEEFWKREVIGRTPLKRTGRWEELGALIDFLLSENAEYMLGSTIVFDGAMTRAVNL, encoded by the coding sequence ATGAACGTCCTGATCACGGCATCATCGAGGGGGATTGGCTTTAACGTTGCAAGGGAGCTACTCAAAAGGGGACACTCTGTGGTAATATCATCGAGCAACATAGACAACTTGAAAAAAGCCTATGAGGAGCTAAAAGACCTCGGAAAAGTTGAATATTTCAAGGCAGATCTTCTCGTTAAAGATGACCTAAAAAGGCTAGTAAAGAACGCCTGGGAAGCCCTTGGAGGAATTGATGCCTTAATATGGAATGCTCCAAACATTAGGTGCGAGCCCTGCATGGTTCATGAAGCTAGGTACATGGACTGGGCCGAGGCATCTCTCCTTCACCTAGCCTCCCCCGGATACCTAACAACGCTTTTGATTCAGGCATGGCTTGAGAAGAAGATGAAGGGGATAATAATATATCTAAGCTCGGTCTCAGTCTTAGAGCCAATGCCACCCCTTTTATTGGCAGATTCTGCGAGAGCTGGGTTGATACAGCTGGCTAAGGGAATATCAAGGTCATATGGAGGAAAAGGGATAAGGGCGTACACCGTACTGCTCGGAAGTTTTGATACTCCAGGGGCAAGGGAAAACTTGACAAAGCTCGCTGAAGAGAGAGGCATTGATCCTGAGGAATTCTGGAAGAGGGAGGTTATCGGGAGAACACCGCTAAAGAGAACCGGACGATGGGAGGAGCTAGGCGCACTAATTGACTTCCTCCTAAGCGAAAATGCCGAGTACATGCTCGGTTCAACGATAGTTTTTGACGGAGCAATGACGAGGGCGGTGAACCTCTAA
- a CDS encoding FAD-dependent oxidoreductase: MRFCTCGERDKTKPFKVAVIGAGPAGLSAACNLACRGFEVHVYDKMPEPGGMVAFGIPEWRIPIKSVREGVKEIEKLGVVFHMRTKVVYDSPKELGDEWAERFISLEKLMNEFDAILIATGAWRPRILRIPGHDLPGVMDALSTLVKIKMVRIGYLPESELPDFEGKKVIVVGAGYTAVDMAKEAQLLGAREVTIAYRRSLGHSYAKAEIRKLINEGVKFVEYVTPERVIGDEKVREVEFAKTKIVGGSVIKTDDRITIPADYLIFAIGQIPTNPIREITCANEEILKDSGIFFAGDVISPRNIGTAILEGRRVAGEIEEWLITHAPRRLLPPTLAGRLIAEVIEGKC, translated from the coding sequence ATGAGGTTTTGCACCTGTGGTGAGAGAGATAAAACCAAGCCCTTCAAGGTCGCGGTCATCGGTGCAGGGCCTGCTGGACTTTCAGCAGCTTGCAATCTAGCGTGTAGGGGCTTTGAAGTCCATGTATACGACAAGATGCCAGAGCCGGGAGGAATGGTTGCCTTTGGAATTCCGGAGTGGAGGATTCCAATAAAGAGTGTGAGAGAGGGCGTTAAGGAAATTGAAAAGCTCGGAGTAGTGTTCCACATGAGAACGAAGGTTGTCTATGACTCGCCGAAGGAGCTGGGTGACGAGTGGGCGGAGAGGTTTATCTCCCTAGAGAAGCTGATGAACGAGTTCGATGCAATCCTAATAGCCACAGGGGCATGGAGGCCGAGGATCCTTAGGATTCCTGGGCACGACCTTCCGGGAGTCATGGATGCCCTAAGCACCCTTGTCAAGATAAAGATGGTGAGGATAGGATACCTCCCGGAGAGTGAACTCCCAGACTTTGAGGGAAAGAAAGTTATAGTGGTTGGTGCAGGATACACGGCAGTTGACATGGCTAAGGAGGCCCAGCTCCTTGGAGCAAGGGAAGTAACGATAGCCTACAGGAGATCGCTGGGACACAGCTACGCAAAGGCTGAGATTAGAAAGCTAATAAATGAAGGAGTTAAATTCGTTGAGTACGTTACCCCTGAGCGGGTAATCGGGGATGAAAAAGTTAGGGAAGTCGAGTTCGCAAAGACAAAGATTGTTGGGGGAAGTGTAATTAAGACCGATGACCGGATTACAATTCCAGCAGACTACCTAATATTCGCTATAGGTCAAATTCCAACAAATCCAATTAGGGAGATAACATGTGCGAATGAAGAGATACTCAAGGACTCTGGGATATTCTTCGCTGGGGACGTAATAAGTCCCAGGAACATAGGAACGGCAATACTAGAAGGTAGAAGGGTTGCTGGGGAGATAGAAGAGTGGCTGATAACCCACGCACCTAGGAGATTACTCCCACCGACCTTAGCGGGCAGGCTGATAGCGGAGGTCATCGAGGGCAAATGCTAA
- a CDS encoding transcriptional regulator, whose translation MELANVVEKILKSIGFETARFTFRGGCFDLVATRRLLLLFIKTLTNIDKFTEEQAEDLKKLAKLFRASPLLVGLKTKNLELEDGVVYERFGIYAITPGTLYSMFAEGEPPLIMAERGGFYVKIDGEKLRKLREEHGYTLAELATYVGVSRKSLQRYEKGEAVVSLEVALRLEEIFDEPLVKPVDVLRAKLEDVSLGSKPESKLEREVFEELHKLGMDVVKIRRAPFNAVGKEEDEETKLLTGIDEKKTSATLKRARLVSQITEFIGSEGMFVLENARAEVISKIPVIPKRVLEDVRDVDELFEIIKELKSKS comes from the coding sequence ATGGAGCTAGCAAACGTTGTCGAGAAGATACTGAAGAGCATTGGATTTGAAACGGCGAGGTTCACTTTTAGGGGAGGATGCTTTGACCTAGTTGCCACTAGGCGTCTCCTCTTGCTATTCATAAAAACCCTCACAAATATTGATAAATTCACTGAGGAGCAGGCTGAGGACTTAAAAAAGCTGGCAAAGCTTTTTAGGGCTTCTCCTCTTTTGGTTGGCCTAAAAACAAAGAACCTTGAGCTTGAAGATGGTGTCGTGTATGAGAGGTTTGGGATCTATGCGATAACCCCAGGAACACTCTACTCCATGTTCGCGGAAGGGGAACCTCCCCTTATAATGGCCGAGAGGGGAGGCTTTTACGTTAAGATCGATGGGGAGAAGCTGAGGAAGCTCAGAGAAGAACACGGCTACACCTTAGCCGAGCTCGCTACTTACGTTGGCGTCTCGAGAAAGAGCCTCCAGAGGTATGAAAAAGGTGAGGCCGTTGTGAGTCTTGAAGTAGCCCTCAGGTTGGAGGAGATCTTTGATGAGCCCTTAGTTAAGCCTGTAGACGTTTTGCGGGCGAAACTTGAAGATGTATCCCTAGGCTCAAAGCCCGAGAGCAAGCTTGAAAGGGAAGTGTTTGAGGAGCTACACAAGCTTGGAATGGATGTCGTTAAGATTAGAAGGGCCCCCTTTAATGCCGTGGGGAAGGAGGAGGACGAGGAGACAAAGTTGCTTACCGGCATAGATGAGAAGAAGACAAGTGCGACGCTTAAGAGGGCTAGACTAGTGAGTCAGATAACGGAGTTCATAGGGAGCGAGGGTATGTTCGTCCTTGAGAATGCGAGGGCGGAGGTTATAAGCAAGATCCCAGTTATACCAAAGAGAGTGCTGGAAGACGTCAGGGATGTTGATGAGCTTTTCGAAATAATAAAAGAGTTGAAGTCTAAATCTTGA
- a CDS encoding MATE family efflux transporter — protein sequence MSEIRKKLWKLAWPAIAGNISQTLLNLVDTMIVGHVSAIALGAVGLGGMVSWFMFPIMMAVSTGTLAVVARRVGEGNYEEASRVAEQSMYIAFILGIPVMLFGIFFGDDILRIMGARGEVFEIAYAYLRVLFFFYPIRFVGFAFFSSLRGAGDTKTPMLLNILMNVVNAVLDYLLVFGKLGFPRMGPVGAAWASGIGITVAFLVGLYLFIAHRLVLKPVLELRIRWEIVEKILRIGTPTMLERGLFSFYNFLYMSIVTRFGKIALSAHQIGLRVESIAYMPAFGFSIATSALVGQSLGAKKPEQAERVVKEAMKMTTAFMTIMAFVLVAFPGILVEPFLSRSDPNYEVVKNLASIYLIIVGISEIPLGIMFVLSGALRGAGDTKSPLYITAISKLFFRIIPSYILGFGFTIPRFTIFGYTFPGFHFSGLGVVAAWIGMSLETFITAGLFWLVFRRGKWKHIKI from the coding sequence ATGAGCGAGATAAGGAAAAAGCTATGGAAGCTAGCATGGCCCGCAATAGCTGGAAACATAAGTCAGACACTTCTCAACTTAGTTGATACAATGATAGTTGGCCACGTAAGTGCAATCGCCCTTGGCGCAGTCGGCTTAGGGGGAATGGTAAGCTGGTTCATGTTTCCAATAATGATGGCCGTATCCACGGGAACACTAGCTGTAGTTGCGAGGAGAGTTGGAGAGGGAAACTATGAGGAGGCATCAAGGGTAGCGGAGCAGAGTATGTACATAGCATTCATCCTAGGGATCCCCGTGATGCTTTTTGGGATATTCTTTGGGGATGATATACTCAGGATAATGGGTGCTAGGGGAGAAGTCTTTGAGATAGCGTACGCCTACCTTAGAGTACTCTTCTTTTTCTATCCGATAAGGTTTGTTGGCTTTGCGTTCTTTTCTTCCCTGAGGGGAGCGGGAGACACGAAAACGCCAATGCTTCTAAATATATTAATGAATGTTGTAAACGCAGTCCTCGACTATCTCTTGGTGTTTGGAAAGTTAGGATTCCCCAGGATGGGTCCAGTAGGTGCCGCTTGGGCTTCAGGAATAGGAATTACGGTTGCGTTTCTCGTTGGTCTATACCTATTTATAGCCCACAGACTCGTTTTGAAGCCAGTGCTAGAGCTAAGGATAAGATGGGAGATAGTGGAGAAGATCCTTAGAATAGGAACACCGACGATGCTGGAAAGAGGATTATTCAGCTTCTACAACTTTCTATATATGAGCATAGTCACTAGGTTCGGAAAGATAGCTCTTTCAGCCCACCAAATAGGACTTAGAGTAGAGAGCATAGCGTACATGCCAGCTTTTGGCTTTAGCATAGCCACTTCTGCCCTTGTTGGTCAGAGCCTAGGAGCTAAAAAACCAGAGCAGGCAGAAAGAGTTGTTAAAGAGGCAATGAAAATGACAACAGCTTTTATGACGATAATGGCCTTCGTACTTGTCGCTTTCCCTGGTATCCTCGTAGAGCCCTTCCTTTCAAGGTCAGATCCAAACTATGAGGTCGTCAAAAACCTTGCCTCTATATACCTAATCATAGTTGGTATAAGCGAAATTCCGCTAGGCATAATGTTCGTGCTAAGCGGTGCGCTTAGAGGCGCTGGTGATACAAAAAGCCCCCTCTACATAACCGCAATCAGCAAGTTATTCTTCAGAATAATTCCCTCGTACATACTTGGTTTTGGATTCACGATTCCAAGGTTTACCATATTTGGATATACATTCCCGGGATTCCACTTTAGCGGCCTAGGTGTGGTTGCCGCTTGGATAGGGATGAGTCTCGAGACATTCATAACCGCCGGACTGTTCTGGCTGGTGTTCAGAAGGGGGAAGTGGAAGCACATCAAGATTTAG
- a CDS encoding MinD/ParA family ATP-binding protein, translating into MAVIVVTGRGGAGKTTTTANLSTYFAQAEYRVLAIDGDLYLPNLGLHFALDNVKYTLHSVVKDPNMDPEWAIYKHKETGVYVMPGSSRLEDVLGISGQRLREIIENLKYKYPLIFVDSPTGVPFDTLPAFEVFDYQIIVVEIERSPIYSFETMVENEVLKLKALGDRFGLDVGVVINKVREAADVIDKIVEVIESDIGVPVLGVIPFDDAVPESVNAGIPVLVYKPHSDAAIAFKEAGQLTEEWIFGSSTQR; encoded by the coding sequence ATGGCAGTGATCGTTGTTACAGGAAGGGGTGGAGCTGGAAAAACCACAACGACTGCAAACCTAAGCACGTACTTTGCCCAAGCTGAGTATAGAGTTTTGGCTATAGACGGTGATCTCTACCTTCCAAATCTTGGCCTTCACTTTGCCTTGGATAATGTGAAGTACACGCTCCACTCCGTTGTTAAAGACCCCAATATGGATCCTGAATGGGCAATTTATAAGCATAAAGAAACTGGGGTTTACGTTATGCCAGGAAGTTCAAGGCTAGAAGATGTTCTAGGAATTTCAGGCCAAAGATTGAGGGAGATAATAGAGAATCTCAAGTACAAATATCCCCTAATATTTGTAGACTCACCAACTGGAGTACCCTTTGATACTCTCCCCGCATTTGAAGTATTTGATTATCAGATAATAGTTGTGGAGATTGAAAGATCTCCAATATATTCATTTGAGACTATGGTTGAGAACGAAGTCTTGAAGCTTAAAGCATTGGGAGACAGATTTGGATTAGATGTTGGAGTAGTCATAAACAAAGTTAGGGAAGCAGCAGATGTCATTGATAAGATAGTGGAGGTTATAGAAAGCGATATAGGTGTTCCCGTTCTGGGAGTTATTCCATTCGATGATGCAGTTCCTGAATCTGTGAATGCTGGAATACCTGTTCTAGTATATAAGCCTCATAGTGATGCTGCGATAGCTTTTAAAGAGGCTGGACAACTAACTGAAGAGTGGATATTTGGCTCTTCTACACAGAGGTGA
- the hmgA gene encoding hydroxymethylglutaryl-CoA reductase (NADPH), with the protein MNVEEIVEKVARGEIKLHQVENYVNGDKKLATEIRRKALERKLGIKLEHIGHYSIDPNQLVGRNIENMIGVVQIPMGVAGPLKINGEYAKGEFYIPLATTEGALVASVNRGCSALTEAGGVVTTLLDDKMTRAPLIKCPDARRAREVAQWVQENLEYLQEKAVSKVTRHGKLRGVKPFIVGRNLYLRFEFETGDAMGMNMVTIASEEIMKVIEEHFPDVRYLALSGNLCVDKKPNAVNFILGRGKTVVAEAVVPRGIVERKLKTTPELIAEVNYLKNLVGSAQAGSYGFNAHFGNIVGAIFLATGQDEAQITEGSHGITIAEVTPEGDLYISITMPSLEIGTVGGGTRVPTQREALEIMGVAGGGDPPGINAKKFAEIVAGAVLAGELSLLAAIAAKHLARAHKMLGR; encoded by the coding sequence ATGAACGTTGAAGAAATTGTAGAGAAAGTTGCTAGGGGAGAGATTAAGCTCCATCAAGTAGAAAACTATGTTAACGGTGATAAGAAGCTTGCAACCGAGATAAGAAGGAAAGCCTTAGAGAGAAAGCTTGGAATAAAGCTCGAGCATATAGGTCACTATAGCATAGATCCCAACCAGCTCGTCGGAAGGAATATAGAAAACATGATCGGTGTAGTTCAGATCCCAATGGGCGTTGCCGGACCTCTCAAGATAAACGGAGAGTACGCCAAGGGAGAGTTCTACATCCCTTTAGCAACCACGGAGGGAGCCCTAGTTGCCTCCGTGAACAGGGGCTGCTCAGCCTTGACCGAGGCGGGTGGAGTCGTTACTACTTTGTTGGATGACAAGATGACGAGGGCCCCGCTGATAAAGTGCCCCGACGCTAGGAGGGCGAGGGAAGTTGCACAGTGGGTTCAGGAGAACCTTGAGTACCTGCAGGAGAAGGCGGTAAGTAAGGTCACAAGGCACGGAAAGCTTAGGGGTGTTAAGCCCTTCATAGTAGGCAGGAACCTCTACCTTCGCTTTGAATTCGAGACTGGGGATGCAATGGGAATGAACATGGTCACAATAGCGAGCGAGGAGATAATGAAGGTTATCGAGGAGCACTTTCCCGATGTAAGATACCTAGCACTATCTGGAAACCTCTGCGTGGACAAAAAGCCCAACGCCGTGAACTTTATCCTCGGCAGGGGAAAAACAGTCGTTGCTGAAGCTGTAGTCCCCAGGGGGATAGTTGAGAGGAAACTCAAAACTACTCCAGAACTAATCGCGGAAGTGAACTACCTGAAGAACCTCGTTGGTTCCGCTCAAGCGGGTAGCTATGGCTTCAACGCCCACTTCGGCAACATAGTTGGTGCTATCTTTTTGGCAACCGGCCAGGATGAGGCTCAGATCACCGAGGGCTCTCACGGGATAACCATAGCGGAAGTGACTCCCGAAGGCGATTTGTACATAAGCATAACGATGCCGAGCCTCGAAATAGGAACCGTTGGAGGGGGTACTAGGGTTCCAACCCAGAGGGAGGCCTTAGAGATAATGGGTGTTGCCGGTGGAGGGGATCCTCCTGGGATAAACGCTAAGAAGTTCGCTGAGATAGTCGCTGGTGCCGTTCTCGCTGGAGAATTATCCCTACTCGCGGCTATAGCGGCTAAACATTTAGCAAGAGCCCACAAGATGTTGGGAAGATGA
- the tsaA gene encoding tRNA (N6-threonylcarbamoyladenosine(37)-N6)-methyltransferase TrmO, translating to MIEIRYKPIGIIRTPFKEPKGVPIQSSVAKGVRGEVIVFPEYAEGLKDLDGFSHIILIYHFHLAKPGSLLVKPYMHDEYHGVFATRAPSRPNPIGISVVRLLRIEGNILYVEDVDIVDETPLLDIKPYVPEFDIRRVDRIGWLERNVHKLPYTRDDGRFSRG from the coding sequence ATGATAGAGATTAGATATAAGCCCATCGGGATAATTAGAACGCCCTTCAAAGAGCCTAAGGGCGTTCCCATACAGTCTTCCGTAGCTAAGGGAGTTAGAGGTGAGGTTATAGTATTCCCTGAGTACGCTGAAGGTTTGAAGGATCTCGACGGCTTTTCCCACATAATTTTGATTTACCACTTTCACCTGGCTAAGCCCGGCTCCCTGCTTGTAAAGCCTTACATGCACGATGAGTACCATGGGGTTTTTGCCACGAGGGCTCCAAGCAGGCCTAATCCCATAGGAATTTCCGTTGTGAGGCTTCTGAGAATAGAGGGGAACATTCTGTACGTTGAAGATGTTGACATAGTTGACGAAACTCCCCTTCTCGACATAAAACCGTATGTTCCTGAATTCGATATTAGGAGAGTTGATAGAATAGGATGGTTAGAAAGGAACGTCCACAAGCTTCCATACACTAGAGATGATGGTCGCTTCTCCAGGGGCTAA
- a CDS encoding RuvB-like helicase — translation MPVIEELPAVKFERVGMHSHIKGLGLDENGKAKFIGDGMVGQIKAREAAGIAVKLIKQGKLAGKGILLVGPTGSGKTAIAMGIAKELGEDVPFVQISGSEIYSAEVKKTEFLKQALRRAIGVRISEERKVYEGMVEKIEIKRTRHPFNPYIEIPESVKITLKTKDDEKVLRAGREIAYQLLELGIEEGDVIQIDAETGRVSRVGTTKEEEGLFFRRKVELPSGPVLKVKEFTYTVTLHDLDVVNARAGGIFSLLFGGGMEINDEIRERVDQTVKQWIEEGKATLVPGVLFIDECHMLDIEAFSFLARAMENELAPILILATNRGMTKIRGTDIEAPHGIPLDMLDRLLIINTEPYKKEEIREIVKIRAKEEGIELSEEALEYLAELGEKTSLRYAVQLLAPASIIAGGKRVEKEHVEKAKEYFADVKRSIAFVEKLEGMLR, via the coding sequence ATGCCTGTTATAGAGGAGCTCCCAGCGGTTAAGTTTGAGAGAGTTGGAATGCACTCCCATATAAAGGGATTGGGATTAGATGAGAACGGCAAGGCAAAGTTCATCGGGGATGGAATGGTCGGCCAAATCAAGGCTAGGGAAGCCGCTGGAATTGCCGTTAAGCTGATAAAGCAGGGTAAACTGGCTGGCAAGGGCATCTTGCTGGTTGGACCAACGGGAAGCGGTAAGACGGCAATAGCTATGGGTATAGCCAAGGAGCTTGGTGAAGATGTTCCCTTCGTTCAAATAAGCGGTAGTGAAATTTATTCTGCAGAGGTTAAGAAGACTGAATTCTTGAAGCAGGCTTTGAGGAGGGCTATAGGTGTTAGAATCAGCGAGGAGAGGAAGGTCTACGAGGGAATGGTAGAGAAGATAGAGATCAAGAGAACGAGGCACCCCTTCAACCCCTACATAGAGATACCTGAGAGCGTTAAGATAACGCTAAAGACAAAGGACGATGAGAAGGTATTAAGGGCTGGCAGGGAAATAGCGTATCAGTTGCTCGAGCTTGGAATTGAGGAGGGGGATGTAATACAGATCGATGCCGAGACTGGAAGGGTTTCAAGGGTCGGAACGACGAAGGAGGAGGAAGGTTTATTCTTCAGGAGGAAAGTCGAATTGCCAAGCGGTCCTGTTCTTAAGGTTAAGGAGTTCACTTATACTGTGACCCTCCACGACCTTGACGTTGTAAACGCGAGGGCCGGAGGAATATTTAGCCTCTTGTTTGGCGGTGGAATGGAGATAAACGATGAGATCAGGGAGAGGGTTGATCAGACAGTTAAGCAGTGGATAGAGGAGGGTAAGGCTACACTTGTTCCTGGGGTGCTCTTCATAGATGAGTGCCACATGCTCGACATTGAGGCATTCTCATTCTTGGCCAGAGCAATGGAGAACGAGCTGGCTCCAATACTAATCTTGGCAACCAATAGGGGAATGACGAAGATTAGAGGAACGGATATTGAGGCCCCACACGGAATTCCGCTGGACATGCTTGACAGGCTGTTAATAATAAACACTGAGCCCTACAAGAAGGAGGAGATCAGGGAGATCGTAAAGATAAGGGCCAAAGAGGAGGGAATAGAGCTCAGCGAGGAGGCTTTGGAGTACCTTGCGGAGCTCGGCGAGAAAACCAGCTTAAGATACGCAGTCCAGCTGCTGGCTCCTGCGAGCATAATAGCTGGAGGCAAGAGGGTCGAGAAGGAGCACGTTGAGAAGGCCAAGGAGTACTTTGCCGATGTCAAGAGGAGCATAGCCTTCGTTGAGAAGCTTGAGGGGATGCTACGTTAA
- the mrtA gene encoding CPBP family archaeomyxosortase MrtA, translating to MDPRTLALFIIAFIPSRIPGTFNMWIAYLVFFYLLIPVVLFRKELKDVGFKLPKSWGSTLILLGIAVIMSFLGLLDESMRSYYPRFSYLGVYSFILGELKMGVVMFTHEAFFRGFLLFPIAKKNKWIGILGQAIPYAILHIGKPVIEIPYSFLAGIIFAIVDLKEESFFPSFIVHWLGSAFFDILCALT from the coding sequence ATGGATCCTAGGACACTGGCACTTTTTATAATAGCGTTTATCCCGTCAAGGATCCCAGGGACGTTTAACATGTGGATAGCATATTTAGTGTTCTTCTACCTCCTAATTCCAGTGGTCCTGTTCAGGAAAGAGCTTAAGGACGTTGGCTTCAAACTTCCAAAAAGCTGGGGGAGTACACTAATACTCCTTGGAATTGCAGTCATAATGAGCTTCCTGGGGCTCCTTGATGAGAGCATGAGGAGTTACTACCCCAGGTTCTCTTACTTAGGTGTTTATAGCTTCATCCTAGGAGAGCTCAAAATGGGCGTGGTCATGTTTACCCATGAGGCGTTCTTCAGGGGCTTTCTCCTTTTCCCCATCGCAAAGAAAAATAAGTGGATAGGAATACTAGGGCAAGCAATCCCCTACGCAATTCTGCACATTGGAAAGCCCGTAATAGAGATCCCCTACTCCTTTCTTGCTGGCATAATATTTGCAATAGTAGATTTAAAAGAGGAAAGCTTCTTCCCGAGCTTCATAGTTCACTGGCTTGGCTCAGCATTCTTTGATATCCTCTGTGCTTTAACGTAG